In Georgenia soli, a genomic segment contains:
- a CDS encoding ABC transporter ATP-binding protein, giving the protein MLDVPRGHPGHPPLTRPVALLGWLARREAKVLAFAVALGVVESVSLAAVPYLLGVALDAGLAEGLSPGLLRACALLLLVGLVGAGASALGHVGEIGAWLHGAFRTSRLVGHHVTRTGDAISDELPTGEVVSTVASDAFHIGNMMEVFPRFVGSVVAYVVVAVVVLQQSVPLGLAILVGLPLTTTVLAVMVRPLHTRQAAHREASGRLTTLGSDTVSGLRVLRGIGGEDVFAARYAEQSQRVRAAGVGVASTSAILQALQVLLPGLFVAGVVWFGAHLALRGQISAGQLVAFYGYTAFLAEPLRNATQFVQMFTRARVGARKVVAVLKVQPAAGSIAESEAADAAVDDAGDEGAVAPPSPARPAGDLVDLSSGVRIRPGRTTAIVSARPDDSAALASRLGRLDDAAGAVTLDGTPLTDLPLAEVRRRVVVAGATPQLFTGRLREELDVRDRGDEAALYRALEVADAHDVLTSMPEGLDGEITEKGRSLSGGQRQRVALARALLTEAETLVLVEPTSAVDAHTEARIAARLAESRAGRTTVVVTASPLVLEHADEVVLLDGGRERARGTHRELLARAVAGDPDAAAYRGVVTRQAAADEPAAEKEEVR; this is encoded by the coding sequence GTGCTCGACGTCCCCCGGGGTCATCCCGGACACCCGCCGCTGACCCGCCCCGTCGCCCTCCTGGGGTGGCTGGCGCGGCGCGAGGCCAAGGTCCTCGCGTTCGCCGTGGCGCTCGGCGTCGTGGAGTCCGTCTCCCTGGCGGCCGTGCCCTACCTGCTCGGCGTCGCCCTCGACGCGGGCCTGGCCGAGGGGCTCTCCCCCGGCCTGCTGCGCGCCTGCGCGCTGCTGCTGCTCGTCGGCCTGGTCGGGGCAGGCGCCTCCGCGCTGGGCCACGTGGGCGAGATCGGCGCGTGGCTGCACGGCGCGTTCCGCACCTCCCGACTGGTCGGCCACCACGTCACCCGCACGGGCGACGCGATCTCCGACGAGCTGCCCACCGGCGAGGTCGTCTCGACCGTCGCGTCGGACGCCTTCCACATCGGCAACATGATGGAGGTCTTCCCGCGGTTCGTCGGCTCCGTGGTGGCCTACGTGGTGGTCGCCGTCGTCGTGCTGCAGCAGTCCGTGCCGCTGGGTCTCGCGATCCTCGTGGGCCTGCCGCTGACCACGACCGTCCTCGCCGTCATGGTCCGCCCGCTCCACACCCGTCAGGCCGCGCACCGCGAGGCGTCCGGGCGGCTGACGACGCTCGGCTCGGACACGGTCTCCGGGCTGCGGGTGCTGCGCGGCATCGGCGGCGAGGACGTCTTCGCCGCCCGCTACGCCGAGCAGTCCCAGCGCGTCCGGGCCGCCGGCGTCGGCGTCGCGAGCACCTCGGCGATCCTCCAGGCGCTCCAGGTGCTGCTGCCCGGGCTCTTCGTCGCCGGCGTCGTCTGGTTCGGCGCCCACCTGGCCCTGCGCGGGCAGATCAGCGCCGGCCAGCTCGTCGCCTTCTACGGCTACACCGCGTTCCTGGCCGAGCCGCTGCGCAACGCCACGCAGTTCGTCCAGATGTTCACCCGGGCGCGCGTGGGGGCGCGCAAGGTCGTCGCCGTCCTCAAGGTGCAGCCGGCCGCCGGCAGCATCGCCGAGTCCGAGGCCGCCGACGCCGCGGTGGACGACGCCGGGGACGAAGGCGCGGTCGCCCCGCCCTCCCCCGCCCGGCCCGCCGGCGACCTGGTCGACCTCAGCTCCGGCGTCCGCATCCGCCCGGGCCGGACGACGGCGATCGTCTCGGCGCGCCCCGACGACTCCGCCGCCCTGGCGAGTCGCCTCGGCCGACTGGACGACGCCGCGGGCGCCGTCACGCTCGACGGCACCCCGCTCACCGACCTGCCGCTCGCCGAGGTCCGCCGGCGCGTCGTCGTCGCCGGCGCGACGCCCCAGCTGTTCACCGGGCGGCTGCGCGAGGAGCTCGACGTGCGCGACCGCGGCGACGAGGCGGCCCTGTACCGCGCCCTCGAGGTCGCGGACGCCCACGACGTCCTCACCTCGATGCCCGAGGGCCTCGACGGCGAGATCACCGAGAAGGGCCGGTCCCTCTCCGGCGGCCAGCGCCAGCGCGTCGCGCTCGCCCGCGCCCTGCTCACCGAGGCGGAGACCCTCGTCCTGGTGGAGCCGACGAGCGCCGTCGACGCCCACACGGAGGCCCGGATCGCCGCCCGCCTCGCGGAGAGCCGGGCGGGGCGCACCACCGTCGTCGTGACCGCCTCGCCCCTCGTGCTGGAGCACGCCGACGAGGTCGTCCTCCTCGACGGCGGCCGGGAGCGCGCCCGCGGCACGCACCGGGAGCTGCTGGCCAGGGCCGTCGCCGGCGACCCCGACGCCGCGGCCTACCGCGGCGTCGTGACCCGGCAGGCCGCCGCCGACGAGCCCGCCGCCGAGAAGGAGGAGGTGCGCTGA
- a CDS encoding DUF3817 domain-containing protein, producing the protein MSTDRTTPAAPAVVERERKARNAFRNYKVMAFVTGGMLLLLCLEMILKYGFNGGQPVLGTWIAIVHGWIYVIYAVTVFNLWSTMRWGFGRVVVLIAGGVVPVLSFVMERRAQRWFDADLPAVLQRLAARTR; encoded by the coding sequence ATGAGCACCGACCGCACGACCCCTGCCGCGCCCGCCGTCGTCGAGCGTGAGCGGAAGGCCCGCAACGCGTTCCGCAACTACAAGGTGATGGCGTTCGTCACCGGCGGGATGCTGCTCCTGCTCTGCCTGGAGATGATCCTCAAGTACGGGTTCAACGGCGGGCAGCCCGTGCTGGGCACCTGGATCGCGATCGTCCACGGGTGGATCTACGTGATCTACGCGGTCACCGTCTTCAACCTGTGGTCCACGATGCGCTGGGGCTTCGGCCGGGTGGTCGTCCTCATCGCCGGCGGCGTGGTCCCGGTGCTCTCGTTCGTCATGGAGCGGCGCGCGCAGCGCTGGTTCGACGCGGACCTGCCCGCGGTCCTCCAGCGGCTGGCCGCCCGCACGCGCTGA
- the guaA gene encoding glutamine-hydrolyzing GMP synthase: MTEPGETSPAAPRPVLVVDYGAQYAQLIARRVREANVYSEIVPHTTPVDDILAKDPAAIILSGGPSSVYEEGAPVTDPELFDAGVPVLGICYGFQSMARALGGKVARTGTREYGGTVVKVEGNGELLAGSPTQQTVWMSHGDSVQEAPDGFDVLATSDGSPVAAFEDRRRRLYGMQWHPEVKHSVLGQEALERFLYDGAGLAPEWTPGNVIAEQVEAIRATVGSDRVICGLSGGVDSSVAAALVQKAVGDQLTCVFVDHGLLRAGEAEQVEQDFVAATGVNLKVVDASQTFLDALRGVTDPETKRKIIGREFIRAFEKAAREIVAEAGEHEGEVKYLVQGTLYPDVVESGGGEGTANIKSHHNVGGLPDDLQFELIEPLRTLFKDEVRAVGLELGVPESIVWRQPFPGPGLGIRIIGEVTADRLEILRAADAVAREELTRAGLDRDIWQCPVVLLADVRSVGVQGDGRTYGHPIVLRPVSSEDAMTADWSRLPYDVLATISNRITNTVPEVNRVVLDVTSKPPGTIEWE; this comes from the coding sequence GTGACCGAGCCGGGGGAGACCTCTCCGGCCGCGCCGCGCCCGGTGCTCGTGGTGGACTACGGGGCCCAGTACGCCCAGCTCATCGCCCGCCGCGTGCGCGAGGCGAACGTCTACTCGGAGATCGTCCCGCACACCACGCCGGTGGACGACATCCTCGCCAAGGACCCCGCGGCGATCATCCTCTCCGGCGGACCGTCCTCGGTGTACGAGGAGGGCGCGCCCGTCACCGACCCGGAGCTCTTCGACGCCGGCGTCCCCGTGCTCGGCATCTGCTACGGGTTCCAGTCGATGGCCCGGGCGCTCGGCGGGAAGGTCGCGAGGACCGGCACGCGCGAGTACGGCGGCACGGTCGTGAAGGTGGAGGGCAACGGCGAGCTGCTCGCCGGCTCGCCCACCCAGCAGACCGTGTGGATGAGCCACGGTGACTCCGTCCAGGAGGCCCCCGACGGGTTCGACGTCCTCGCCACCTCCGACGGCTCCCCGGTCGCGGCCTTCGAGGACCGCCGCCGCCGCCTCTACGGCATGCAGTGGCACCCGGAGGTCAAGCACTCCGTGCTCGGCCAGGAGGCCCTCGAGCGCTTCCTCTACGACGGCGCCGGGCTGGCCCCCGAGTGGACCCCCGGCAACGTCATCGCCGAGCAGGTCGAGGCGATCCGCGCGACCGTCGGCTCCGACCGCGTCATCTGCGGCCTCTCGGGCGGCGTGGACTCCTCCGTCGCGGCCGCCCTCGTGCAGAAGGCCGTGGGCGACCAGCTCACCTGCGTCTTCGTCGACCACGGCCTGCTGCGCGCCGGCGAGGCCGAGCAGGTGGAGCAGGACTTCGTCGCCGCCACCGGCGTGAACCTCAAGGTCGTCGACGCCTCCCAGACCTTCCTCGACGCGCTCCGCGGCGTCACCGACCCCGAGACCAAGCGCAAGATCATCGGCCGCGAGTTCATCCGCGCCTTCGAGAAGGCGGCCCGCGAGATCGTCGCCGAGGCCGGCGAGCACGAGGGCGAGGTGAAGTACCTCGTGCAGGGCACCCTCTACCCGGACGTCGTGGAGTCCGGCGGCGGCGAGGGCACCGCGAACATCAAGAGCCACCACAACGTCGGTGGCCTGCCCGACGACCTGCAGTTCGAGCTCATCGAGCCGCTGCGCACCCTGTTCAAGGACGAGGTCCGCGCGGTCGGCCTCGAGCTCGGGGTGCCCGAGTCCATCGTGTGGCGCCAGCCCTTCCCGGGCCCCGGCCTGGGCATCCGCATCATCGGCGAGGTGACGGCCGACCGGCTGGAGATCCTCCGCGCGGCCGACGCGGTGGCCCGCGAGGAGCTGACGAGGGCCGGCCTCGACCGCGACATCTGGCAGTGCCCGGTGGTGCTGCTCGCGGACGTGCGGTCCGTGGGCGTCCAGGGCGACGGGCGCACCTACGGCCACCCGATCGTGCTCCGGCCGGTCTCCTCCGAGGACGCGATGACGGCGGACTGGTCCCGCCTGCCCTACGACGTGCTCGCGACGATCTCCAACCGCATCACCAACACGGTGCCGGAGGTCAACCGGGTGGTCCTCGACGTCACCTCCAAGCCGCCGGGCACCATCGAGTGGGAGTGA
- a CDS encoding glycosyltransferase family 4 protein, which produces MSGLRVVHVSDCFPPRVGGIETQVRDLAARQAAAGEDVHVLTATADPALPGGGRRGSSVVDGVRVHRFASRATLGAPFHPLEDVLLPRALRQLRPDVVHVHAGVVSPFAFAGATAARRLGLPLGITWHCMLDGIVPALRVGARATGWDDAPAAVSAVSAVAAERVAAALDRPTAEVLAVPNGLDLTRWAPAGPDLPADLPPSGPLRVVATQRLAPRKRAVPLVRIVAAAAERLGAGAGGAPRVRLDVFGDGPAAAAARAEARRRGVADVVTLHGTVPRAELSRHYAGAHVFLSPSRLEAFGIAALEARAGGLAVVAGRGTGITEFVVDGVDGLLAPDRSAGLDDAAADAALTDALVRLAEDGDLLGRILAHNRAVPPAVGWPDVLAAAQRLYDRARSLV; this is translated from the coding sequence GTGAGCGGCCTGCGGGTCGTCCACGTCTCGGACTGCTTCCCGCCCCGCGTGGGCGGCATCGAGACCCAGGTGCGGGACCTCGCCGCCCGCCAGGCCGCGGCCGGGGAGGACGTCCACGTCCTGACGGCGACGGCGGACCCCGCCCTGCCGGGCGGCGGACGACGCGGCAGCTCCGTCGTCGACGGCGTGCGGGTGCACCGCTTCGCCAGCCGAGCGACGCTCGGCGCGCCGTTCCACCCGCTCGAGGACGTGCTCCTGCCGCGTGCCCTGCGGCAGCTGCGGCCCGACGTCGTGCACGTCCACGCCGGCGTCGTCTCGCCGTTCGCGTTCGCCGGCGCCACCGCCGCCCGCCGGCTCGGCCTGCCGCTGGGGATCACCTGGCACTGCATGCTCGACGGCATCGTCCCCGCGCTGCGCGTCGGCGCCCGGGCCACCGGGTGGGACGACGCGCCCGCGGCCGTCTCCGCGGTCTCCGCCGTCGCCGCCGAGCGCGTCGCCGCCGCCCTGGACCGGCCGACGGCGGAGGTGCTCGCCGTCCCCAACGGGCTCGACCTGACGAGATGGGCGCCGGCCGGGCCCGACCTGCCCGCCGACCTCCCGCCGTCGGGTCCCCTTCGGGTGGTCGCGACCCAGCGGCTGGCCCCCCGCAAGCGGGCGGTGCCGCTCGTGCGCATCGTCGCCGCGGCCGCCGAGCGGCTGGGCGCCGGCGCCGGCGGCGCGCCCCGGGTCCGGCTGGACGTCTTCGGTGACGGGCCGGCCGCCGCGGCGGCGCGGGCCGAGGCCCGGCGCCGGGGCGTCGCCGACGTCGTCACCCTCCACGGCACGGTCCCGCGCGCAGAGCTGAGCCGGCACTACGCCGGCGCCCACGTCTTCCTGTCGCCGTCCCGGCTGGAGGCGTTCGGGATCGCGGCGCTCGAGGCCCGGGCCGGCGGGCTCGCCGTGGTGGCGGGGCGGGGGACCGGGATCACCGAGTTCGTGGTCGACGGCGTGGACGGGCTGCTCGCTCCGGACCGGTCAGCCGGTCTCGACGACGCGGCCGCCGACGCCGCCCTGACGGACGCGCTCGTGCGGCTCGCCGAGGACGGCGACCTGCTGGGCCGGATCCTCGCCCACAACCGGGCCGTCCCGCCCGCGGTCGGCTGGCCGGACGTCCTCGCGGCGGCCCAGCGTCTCTACGACCGGGCCCGGTCGCTCGTCTGA
- a CDS encoding aromatic ring-opening dioxygenase LigA, translating to MKNGTAKLAGLVSIIAGIIFIVAGAVTWGVITSNLADQNITVAEDSKMLPGDDVNGPFSAFAQAQIINEHALHATEGKTYAELGEEVRAAEESGDTARAEELQGQRTTVMNASFLRASLFTSVVSYGVAAFVIGMGVLLLIFGAAFNSLAKAAPATVAARRDDGVPARV from the coding sequence ATGAAGAACGGCACCGCCAAGCTCGCGGGTCTCGTCTCCATCATCGCCGGCATCATCTTCATCGTCGCCGGTGCGGTCACCTGGGGTGTCATCACCTCCAACCTCGCCGACCAGAACATCACCGTCGCCGAGGACTCGAAGATGCTCCCGGGCGACGACGTCAACGGCCCCTTCTCCGCCTTCGCCCAGGCGCAGATCATCAACGAGCACGCGCTGCACGCGACCGAGGGCAAGACCTACGCCGAGCTCGGCGAGGAGGTCCGTGCGGCCGAGGAGTCCGGTGACACCGCCCGCGCCGAGGAGCTGCAGGGCCAGCGCACCACCGTCATGAACGCCTCGTTCCTCCGGGCGTCGCTGTTCACCTCGGTCGTCTCCTACGGTGTGGCCGCCTTCGTGATCGGCATGGGCGTCCTCCTGCTGATCTTCGGTGCCGCCTTCAACTCCCTCGCCAAGGCCGCGCCGGCCACCGTCGCCGCTCGCCGGGACGACGGCGTGCCCGCCAGGGTCTGA
- a CDS encoding PspC domain-containing protein, translated as MTTNDSSPEPGRPDQPPVGGTGAAGDVPPPGAVPPHGTVPPHGAVPPPGGTAPHGTFPPAGGVPPHGTFPPPGGVPPQQPAWTGSPRPESTAGFFDSLRRTGVWRGQDRWIGGVAAGLARRLDVDPLLVRGILVVMSFFGGLGLLLYGLAWALLPEESDGRIHLQEALRGNVDAALAGAVAFVVVGISRPATWWGGWDYWSGGLFPFGLAILALVAIVVVAVSRRGSAPRPPAGPGTGPSAPAGPSGTTGAPGTGPQAGPAPQTWSAPPPPASPWTESRNDAEPTTAYGRAAYGGPTPSTGSGSGNGSGSGTSYDAGTASGPAVRPAFAPAPGDTGYTPAAPYPAPAAYQAPAGPAPYPARPRPPVPPRPRTPGPGSAVVAVVLALCLLTTAGLLLWDLYHGQSWLLPVTIGGTVLLLLGLGVMISALRGRRGGALSFLGVLVALVVVPATLASTFAPFHVNLASGAAFGDRSVAPTTAQAASDGYQLVTGDLDVDLTKLELGDAPVTVPVGLGAGDVHVLVPKDTAVRLEVELGAGRVQGRTSGDWSGPMDASPSSSVPVTWSEGSAIDATYLSPEAQGGDDALVVKIAVGAGDITIEEQR; from the coding sequence ATGACCACGAATGACAGCTCCCCCGAGCCGGGACGCCCGGACCAGCCGCCCGTCGGCGGCACCGGCGCCGCCGGCGACGTCCCGCCACCGGGTGCCGTTCCCCCGCACGGCACCGTCCCCCCGCACGGCGCTGTCCCGCCGCCCGGCGGGACTGCGCCCCACGGGACGTTCCCGCCGGCCGGCGGGGTGCCGCCCCACGGCACGTTCCCGCCGCCAGGCGGGGTGCCGCCCCAGCAGCCCGCGTGGACCGGGTCGCCCCGGCCCGAGAGCACCGCCGGCTTCTTCGACTCCCTGCGCCGCACCGGGGTCTGGCGCGGACAGGACCGATGGATCGGCGGTGTCGCCGCCGGCCTCGCCCGACGCCTCGACGTCGACCCGCTCCTCGTGCGCGGGATCCTCGTCGTGATGTCCTTCTTCGGCGGCCTGGGCCTGCTGCTCTACGGCCTGGCCTGGGCGCTGCTGCCGGAGGAGTCCGACGGGCGCATCCACCTTCAGGAGGCGCTGCGCGGCAACGTCGACGCGGCCCTCGCGGGCGCTGTCGCGTTCGTCGTCGTGGGCATCTCGCGACCCGCGACGTGGTGGGGCGGCTGGGACTACTGGAGCGGGGGCTTGTTCCCCTTCGGCCTCGCGATCCTGGCGCTGGTGGCCATCGTCGTCGTGGCGGTCTCCCGCCGCGGCTCCGCGCCGCGGCCCCCTGCGGGCCCCGGCACCGGTCCGTCGGCCCCCGCCGGCCCGTCCGGCACCACGGGCGCGCCGGGCACCGGTCCCCAGGCGGGCCCGGCCCCGCAGACCTGGTCCGCACCGCCGCCCCCGGCCTCGCCGTGGACCGAGTCCCGCAACGATGCCGAGCCCACCACCGCCTACGGGCGGGCGGCGTACGGCGGTCCGACGCCGAGCACCGGCAGCGGCAGCGGCAACGGCAGCGGCAGCGGAACCAGCTATGACGCTGGCACGGCCTCCGGTCCGGCGGTGCGTCCGGCCTTCGCCCCCGCACCCGGGGACACCGGCTACACCCCCGCAGCCCCGTACCCCGCACCGGCGGCGTACCAGGCGCCCGCCGGCCCGGCGCCCTACCCGGCCCGCCCTCGGCCGCCCGTGCCGCCACGTCCACGGACGCCGGGACCCGGGTCCGCCGTCGTCGCGGTCGTGCTGGCCCTGTGCCTGCTCACCACCGCGGGGCTGCTGCTGTGGGACCTCTACCACGGGCAGAGCTGGCTGCTCCCCGTCACGATCGGCGGCACGGTGCTGCTCCTGCTCGGTCTCGGCGTGATGATCTCCGCCCTGCGCGGGCGGCGCGGCGGCGCGCTGTCCTTCCTCGGTGTGCTGGTCGCGCTGGTCGTGGTCCCCGCGACGCTCGCCTCCACGTTCGCGCCCTTCCACGTGAACCTGGCCTCGGGAGCCGCCTTCGGTGACCGGAGCGTCGCCCCGACCACCGCCCAGGCCGCCTCCGACGGGTACCAGCTGGTGACCGGCGACCTCGACGTGGACCTCACCAAGCTGGAGCTGGGCGACGCGCCCGTGACCGTCCCGGTCGGGCTCGGCGCCGGTGACGTGCACGTCCTCGTCCCGAAGGACACTGCCGTTCGCCTGGAGGTCGAGCTCGGCGCCGGCCGGGTCCAGGGACGCACGTCCGGCGACTGGTCCGGCCCCATGGACGCGAGCCCGAGCTCGTCCGTCCCCGTCACCTGGTCCGAGGGCAGCGCGATCGACGCTACCTACCTCTCGCCCGAGGCCCAGGGCGGTGACGACGCGCTCGTCGTCAAGATCGCCGTCGGCGCCGGCGACATCACCATCGAGGAGCAACGATGA
- a CDS encoding ATP-binding protein, which translates to MSATPVPGVGRRLPLRRPREGRWVAGVCAGLSAHLGVPVHWVRLAFALTTLGAGAGALLYLWLWVTVPVGDPLEAVRPAGLSRLAPRLRLGQLSTAARDVTIAVVLLLAALVLLLVRTDVAVPSSWLVPALFVAAGAALAWGELAAVSKDDGARTTRSRIVLRVGGGVALAVVGALLLIGPGGSPFELVQATLSGLAVVAGVAVVLAPLGLRLVRELGAEREARAREAERADIAAHLHDSVLQTLSMIRSRAGDNEEVARLARAQERELRDWLYTDRPAPGTSTADVVRQVAAEVEDLHGVPIDVVTAGDAEPDAGTEALAAAAREALSNAVRHGRPPVSLYVEVTPEQTEVFVRDRGDGFEIGTVPADRHGVRQSIIGRMDRHGGRAEVRTRAGGTEVHLLMPRKGQQ; encoded by the coding sequence GTGAGTGCCACCCCCGTGCCCGGCGTCGGTCGCCGGCTGCCGCTGCGCCGTCCCCGGGAGGGACGGTGGGTCGCCGGCGTGTGCGCGGGGCTGTCCGCCCACCTGGGCGTGCCCGTCCACTGGGTCCGGCTCGCGTTCGCGCTGACCACCCTCGGTGCGGGAGCCGGGGCCCTGCTGTACCTGTGGCTGTGGGTGACCGTCCCGGTGGGCGACCCCCTCGAGGCGGTCCGACCGGCCGGGCTCAGCCGCCTCGCCCCGCGGCTGCGTCTGGGGCAGCTGTCCACCGCGGCCCGCGACGTGACGATCGCCGTCGTCCTGCTGCTGGCCGCCCTGGTCCTGCTCCTCGTGCGCACGGACGTCGCGGTGCCGTCGAGCTGGCTCGTGCCGGCCCTCTTCGTCGCGGCGGGCGCGGCGCTCGCCTGGGGCGAGCTGGCCGCCGTGTCCAAGGACGACGGCGCCCGGACGACCCGGAGCAGGATCGTTCTGCGGGTCGGCGGGGGAGTGGCGCTCGCCGTCGTCGGCGCGCTCCTGCTCATCGGGCCGGGCGGGTCGCCGTTCGAGCTGGTCCAGGCCACCCTGTCCGGGCTCGCGGTGGTGGCCGGGGTCGCCGTCGTCCTCGCGCCTCTCGGGCTGCGGCTGGTGCGCGAGCTCGGGGCCGAGCGCGAGGCCCGCGCCCGGGAGGCGGAACGCGCCGACATCGCCGCGCACCTGCACGACTCCGTCCTCCAGACCCTGTCGATGATCCGCTCCCGCGCCGGGGACAACGAGGAGGTCGCGCGTCTTGCGCGGGCCCAGGAGCGTGAGCTGCGCGACTGGCTCTACACCGACCGGCCCGCGCCCGGGACGTCCACGGCCGACGTCGTGCGGCAGGTGGCCGCCGAGGTCGAGGATCTGCACGGCGTCCCGATCGACGTCGTCACCGCCGGCGACGCCGAGCCCGACGCCGGCACGGAGGCGCTCGCCGCCGCGGCGCGCGAGGCGCTCTCCAACGCCGTGCGGCACGGCCGCCCGCCGGTGAGCCTGTACGTCGAGGTCACGCCCGAGCAGACAGAGGTCTTCGTGCGCGACCGCGGCGACGGGTTCGAGATCGGCACCGTGCCCGCGGACCGGCACGGTGTGCGACAGTCCATCATCGGGCGGATGGACCGCCACGGCGGGCGTGCCGAGGTACGCACGCGCGCCGGCGGCACGGAGGTCCACCTCCTCATGCCACGGAAGGGGCAGCAGTGA
- a CDS encoding LuxR C-terminal-related transcriptional regulator: MNDQQIRVLLVDDHALVRTGVRAELTRHAADIAIVGEAEDVEGAVAAVHALQPDVVLLDVHLPGGRGGGGAEVVAACADSLATTRFLALSVSDASEDVVAVIRAGARGYVTKAISADDLADSVRRVAAGDAAFSPRLAGFVLDAFGTAAADVAVHDDELDRLTAREREVMRLIARGYTYKEVASELFISIKTVETHVSAVLRKLQLSSRHELTRWAAARRLL, from the coding sequence GTGAACGACCAGCAGATCCGGGTCCTCCTCGTCGACGACCACGCCCTCGTGCGCACCGGTGTGCGCGCGGAGCTGACCAGGCACGCCGCCGACATCGCGATCGTGGGCGAGGCGGAGGACGTCGAGGGCGCCGTGGCGGCCGTGCACGCGCTGCAGCCCGACGTCGTCCTCCTCGACGTCCACCTGCCGGGCGGCCGCGGCGGCGGGGGCGCCGAGGTGGTCGCGGCCTGCGCCGACAGCCTCGCGACGACCAGGTTCCTCGCGCTGTCCGTCTCGGACGCCAGCGAGGACGTGGTCGCCGTCATCCGGGCGGGCGCCCGCGGGTACGTCACCAAGGCGATCAGCGCCGACGACCTGGCGGACTCCGTCAGGCGGGTCGCGGCGGGGGACGCCGCGTTCTCCCCCCGGCTGGCCGGCTTCGTGCTCGACGCCTTCGGCACCGCGGCCGCCGACGTCGCCGTCCACGACGACGAGCTCGACCGCCTCACGGCGCGCGAGCGCGAGGTCATGCGCCTCATCGCCCGCGGCTACACCTACAAGGAGGTCGCGAGCGAGCTGTTCATCTCCATCAAGACGGTCGAGACCCACGTCTCCGCGGTGCTGCGCAAGCTCCAGCTGTCCTCCCGTCACGAGCTCACCCGGTGGGCGGCAGCCCGGCGCCTGCTCTGA